From Argonema galeatum A003/A1:
AAGCTTCCCAATCCCCAATCCCAATCATCGATACTTGCGGTACTGGCGGAGATGGGGCATCGACGTTTAATATTTCCACTGCTGTGGCGTTTGTGGCGGCGGCGGCGGGTGTGCGAGTCGCAAAACATGGAAATCGATCGGCTTCAAGCCGAGTGGGTTCGGCGGACGTGCTGGAAGCCTTGGGCGTTAACTTAAATGCTACTGGCGATCGCGTCCAGGCAGCCCTATCAGAAGTTGGCATTACCTTTTTATTTGCACCCGGTTGGCACCCAGCACTCAAGGTTGTAGCACCCCTGCGGCGGACTTTGAAAGTGCGGACGGTATTTAATTTATTGGGGCCACTGGTCAATCCGTTGCGACCTACAGGTCAGATCATCGGGGTGTGCGAACCAAACTTGTTGGCAATTATTGCCCATGCTTTGCTTAGCTTGGGTACGCAAAAAGCGATCGTCCTCCACGGACGGGAAAAACTAGATGAAGCCGGACTTGGAGATTGGACGGATTTGGCAGTACTGTCTGAAGGTGAAGTGCAGATATCTTCCCTCAATCCCCAAGAACTTGATTTGACACCAGCACCCATTGGGGCAATACGCGGTGGGGATGTGCAGGAAAATGCCGAGATTTTGCGAGAAGTTCTGCAAGGAAAGGGAACTCAAGCGCAACATGATGTGGTAGCTCTAAATGCAGCATTAGCACTCCAGATTGGCGAGTTTATACCGATGGGAGAACACGCCAAAGGTATTTCTGTTGCTAAAGACATTTTGCGTAGCGGTGCTGCTTGGGCGAAACTAGAGGAATTAATTCAGTTCCTCAACTAGAATTTTAGATTTTGCCCCCCGCCCCCCCAAAATGGGGGGAGAAAAGTCTTGTTACTCCAATTTGGGGAGTAAGCGGCGAAAAGCGTCAGTCCTGTTCCCCCCAGATTTGGGGGGTTAGGGGGGCGATTGCTTAAGTCCTGTTCCCCCCAGATTTGGGGGGCAGGGGCAAAGGGGGGCGATTGCTTAAGTCCTATTTAATTGGCAAGATGGGAAATGCGATCGCATCACAACAAAAGCTCTATTGATAAGCTTTATCGACCTTGAGTGTCGTGTAATAATAGCATCGCTTCTAGTCTGTTAATTAAAAATTATGCCCCTCTTTGATGCTCAAGCGGCTTTGCTAGTGCTGGCGGATGGCACCGTTTATCGCGGTTGGTCGTTCGGTGCCCCTGGAACTACGATCGGGGAAGTGGTATTTAACACCGGCATGACTGGCTATCAGGAAGTCTTGACCGATCCCAGCTACTGCGGTCAGATTGTGACCTTTACGTATCCAGAACTGGGGAATACCGGCGTCAATCCAGAGGATGAAGAATCTTCTGGGCCTCAAGTGCGGGGTGCTATAGCTCGCAACATCGCCAGCAGACCAAGCAACTGGCGCTCCACTCAATCTTTACCCGATTACCTCAAACAGCACAATATCCCAGGCATTTACGGCCTCGATACCCGCGCACTAACCCGCAAAATTCGCCAGTTTGGCGCAATGAACGGCGGGATTTCCACGGAAATTCTCGATCCGTCTGAGTTATTGGCACAGGTAAAAGCAGCCCCCAACATGGCGGGATTAAATTTGGTGCGAGAAGTAACAACTCGCAAGATGTACGAATGGTCAGAGCCTACCACATCTGTTTGGGAGTTTAGCCCCACCGCTCAATCGGCTCAAGAGGAACGCCTCACTGTTGTAGCCATTGATTTTGGCGTCAAACGCAATATTCTGCGTCGTTTG
This genomic window contains:
- the trpD gene encoding anthranilate phosphoribosyltransferase is translated as MLLDMISSPSWTSLLQQLLDRQSLSFDQASQLMQGWLNEAIEPVLSGAILAAIQAKGVSADELAGMAQVLQAQSLVGYGKEEDKGRKGQAEASQSPIPIIDTCGTGGDGASTFNISTAVAFVAAAAGVRVAKHGNRSASSRVGSADVLEALGVNLNATGDRVQAALSEVGITFLFAPGWHPALKVVAPLRRTLKVRTVFNLLGPLVNPLRPTGQIIGVCEPNLLAIIAHALLSLGTQKAIVLHGREKLDEAGLGDWTDLAVLSEGEVQISSLNPQELDLTPAPIGAIRGGDVQENAEILREVLQGKGTQAQHDVVALNAALALQIGEFIPMGEHAKGISVAKDILRSGAAWAKLEELIQFLN
- the carA gene encoding glutamine-hydrolyzing carbamoyl-phosphate synthase small subunit, which produces MPLFDAQAALLVLADGTVYRGWSFGAPGTTIGEVVFNTGMTGYQEVLTDPSYCGQIVTFTYPELGNTGVNPEDEESSGPQVRGAIARNIASRPSNWRSTQSLPDYLKQHNIPGIYGLDTRALTRKIRQFGAMNGGISTEILDPSELLAQVKAAPNMAGLNLVREVTTRKMYEWSEPTTSVWEFSPTAQSAQEERLTVVAIDFGVKRNILRRLASYGCRVIVVPANTSSEEILKYNPDGIFLSNGPGDPSAVTEGIETTKALLNSQKPVFGICMGHQILGLSLGAETFKLKFGHRGLNQPAGLRQKVEITSQNHSFAIDPNSLSDDEVEITHLNLNDRTLAGLRHKSLPVFSVQYHPEASPGPHDADYLFEQFVQAMRKAGAKS